The genomic stretch ACTGAACTGGGCGTTCGTCCAAGGCCTGGGGTTCGAAGGCCTGGCCGCGAGCAACGCGCCGGCGGTGGAATTGTTGAACCGCGCATTCGGTGCGCCGGGTGTGATGCTGATTCTGTTGATGGTCGGTATCGCGGCCATCGCCACCATCAATTCAACGCTGTTGGTCGGTGCCCGCACAACGTACGCCGCCGCCCGCGACGTGCCGCAACTGCGTCGCTTCGGTGAATGGGACGAACGCGATGGCGTGCCGCGCAAGGCCTTGCTGGCCGAGGGTGCGGTGGCGTTGTTGTTGGTGTTGTTTGGCAGCTTTACTCAGAGTGGCTTCAACACCATGGTTGAGTACCTTACGCCGGTGTACTGGTTGTTTTTGAGTTTAAGCAGCCTGGCGTTGATCATTCTGCGGCGGCGGTTTCCCGAGGTGACGCGTCCGGTCAGGGTGCCGCTTTATCCGTTGCTGCCGCTGCTGTTTTTCGGGTTGTGCGTGTACATGCTGTATTCAAGCGTGACGGTGGTGGGGTTGGGGGCGTTTCTGGGGATTGGAGTGTTGCTGGTGGGCGCGCTGTTGCTGGCGGTGTTGAGCCGCCTGGTGTCGACACCTCGGCAAGCTCTGCAGCGCACCAGCGATTAGAACGATACCTGCGCCGGTTGCGACAAACGCAGCACCGACAGATCCCCTGTAATCCGTTTGTAAGCCAGACGAATCGCCTCGATGTCGCTCTCACGCTTCGGGCTGCCTTCGTGCAGGATCACAATCACCTTGGTCGCCAGCCGCTCCGGCGTTTTCGCATCGTGGTCCTTCCACTGCCCATAGGCATCGAACACGCTGAAACCGTCCGGGAAACGCGTCGTCACTTCCTGATCGAGAAACTCGCGCCAGCGCGCCGGGCTCACCACTCCTTCCTTGCCCTCAATCGGCCCCACCGAGAAGTACAACTCGGTGCGGACCCACTGCGCCTGTGCCGGGCGCGTGGCATCGCCTTGCAGGGTTGAGCTGGCGGGGTCTTTGGTATGTACGGAAACAGGAGGAGGGCTGGCACAACCGGCGACCGCCAGGAACAGTGCTGCCATCAGGAAACGTTGCGGCATGGAACTTCCTTATTGTTAAGAACTGTCCCGAATTATAGGTGGCGGTGGTAATAGCAATAAAAGATTAAAAAGTGGATCGGTCGTTAACTAATGGAATAAGCAGATGGCGTGAAAATAATTCCTGCTGGTTAGAACGATTATTTCTTTAAGTTATTTGCTTGGTTTTGGATCGCATATCCAGGACGTTGAAAAACCTGTTCTTGCATTTGATAGATCTGTCATTGCGTCTACTCTGCTGCTTCAACGGTTCAAGGCGCACGGAATGCTGCACTTGAAGCGTTTGAACAGCACTTTTTGCTGCTCGATGGGCAGCTTGTTCCGGTTTGGCCAATCCTTAGAATCCGCTCCATCAACTTCTCATCCAGTTCTTAATCCTCAGGGAGCTCCACCATGATGAACGCCATGCAGATGCAAATGCCGATGAACGCCAACATGCCGATGATGCCGATGACCGGCATGCCGATGATGATGGCGACCATGTCCTGCGAAATGATGGACGACGGCATGATGTGCAAGATGATGCCGGCCGCTGGCATGGACATGGCGATGTTCAAGAACAGCTGCGAAATGATGCAGATGATGATGGACTGCGGCATGCCGATGATGATGCATTGCGGCAACATGAGCATGATGTGCATGTCCCAGGCGGCCATGGCCATGCCGATGATGAACATGATGATGCCGATGCCGATGATGGGCATGCCGATGCCTTCGATGAAGTGCGTGATGGAATGCACCATGATGGCCGACTGCATGATGTGCAAAATCATGCCGATGCCGGGCATGAACATGGACATGATGAAAAACTGCTGCGCCCTGATGATGAAGATGATGAACGACTGCAGCATGCCGATGATGATGAGCTGCAACGGCATGCCGATGATGTGCTGCACCTGCTGATTTCTGACCGCGCATGAAAAAGCCCCCGCAGCTTGATGCTGCCGGGGCTTTTGCATTTCTGGAATTCGGTGAAAACGGTTTTCAGTCCAGACGTTCGGGGTAGGTGACAACCAGATAGGCCACTGCCTCACTGTCAGCCGGATTGCGATAGCGGTGCGGCTGGTCGGCGTAGAACAGGATCGAGTCACCGGTCGACAGCAGATAACGCTCGTCGTTGACGCTGATCTCCAGCACGCCCTGGGACACCACCAGATTCTCCTGCACACCGGGGCCGTGGCCCTCGGAGTGATCCTCACCCAGGGGGCTCAGGCGTAATTCGTAGAATTCCGATTGGCGCGCCACATCGAACGGAAACAGCGCCCGACTGACAAATGCGCCGCTGGCACTCACCAGCCGTTTGCTCTGACTGGCCGACAACACG from Pseudomonas allokribbensis encodes the following:
- a CDS encoding DUF3574 domain-containing protein is translated as MPQRFLMAALFLAVAGCASPPPVSVHTKDPASSTLQGDATRPAQAQWVRTELYFSVGPIEGKEGVVSPARWREFLDQEVTTRFPDGFSVFDAYGQWKDHDAKTPERLATKVIVILHEGSPKRESDIEAIRLAYKRITGDLSVLRLSQPAQVSF
- a CDS encoding helix-turn-helix domain-containing protein, with amino-acid sequence MNNLESLEEDPICERVAQNLQRLRGKRHLSLDALARQCGVSRAMLAQIESGRSVPSIKVLCKIAKGLKVSVAAFLEHRAFEGVAVLSASQSKRLVSASGAFVSRALFPFDVARQSEFYELRLSPLGEDHSEGHGPGVQENLVVSQGVLEISVNDERYLLSTGDSILFYADQPHRYRNPADSEAVAYLVVTYPERLD